In the Octadecabacter sp. SW4 genome, one interval contains:
- a CDS encoding YbaB/EbfC family nucleoid-associated protein: MFKGLGQMGDMAKMMKKAQEMQGKMAELQEEMHNILVTGESGAGLVKATASAKGELKALDIDPSIFKADDKEVVEDLILAAIKDAQQKASDRAQSEMAKLTEGMGLPADMKLPF, encoded by the coding sequence ATGTTCAAAGGTTTAGGCCAAATGGGCGACATGGCCAAAATGATGAAAAAAGCGCAGGAAATGCAGGGCAAGATGGCCGAACTGCAGGAAGAAATGCACAACATCCTGGTCACAGGCGAAAGCGGCGCAGGGTTGGTCAAGGCCACAGCCAGCGCCAAGGGCGAACTCAAGGCGCTCGATATCGACCCGTCGATCTTCAAGGCGGATGACAAGGAAGTCGTCGAAGACCTGATCCTGGCGGCAATCAAGGATGCGCAGCAAAAGGCATCAGACCGCGCACAGTCAGAAATGGCGAAATTGACCGAAGGCATGGGCCTGCCCGCCGACATGAAACTTCCGTTCTAG
- the recR gene encoding recombination mediator RecR: MTQGTQDIDDLIALMAKLPGLGPRSARRAVLHLIKKRGRLLTPLAESMQKVGATARECLNCGNIGTGDICNICTSEKRATGQICVVEDVADLWAMERAAVFKGRYHVLGGTLSALDDIGPEELRIPKLRDRIASENITEVILALGATIDGQTTAHYIADNLPGVSVTSLAQGVPVGGELDYLDEGTITAALNARKAL; this comes from the coding sequence ATGACCCAAGGCACCCAAGACATCGACGACCTGATCGCCTTGATGGCGAAACTGCCCGGGCTTGGGCCGCGTTCGGCGCGGCGCGCGGTGCTGCACCTGATCAAGAAACGCGGGCGGCTTCTGACGCCCCTTGCCGAATCCATGCAAAAAGTCGGCGCCACGGCACGCGAATGCCTGAACTGCGGCAATATCGGCACCGGCGATATCTGCAATATCTGCACAAGCGAAAAACGTGCAACAGGGCAGATTTGCGTGGTCGAAGATGTCGCCGACCTTTGGGCGATGGAACGGGCGGCTGTGTTCAAAGGCCGCTATCACGTGCTGGGCGGCACACTGTCGGCCCTTGATGATATCGGCCCCGAAGAGTTGCGCATCCCAAAACTGCGCGACAGGATCGCCAGCGAAAACATCACCGAGGTGATCCTTGCACTTGGGGCGACCATCGACGGGCAAACCACCGCCCATTACATCGCTGATAACCTGCCAGGCGTCTCCGTGACATCACTCGCGCAGGGCGTGCCGGTTGGCGGCGAACTCGACTACCTCGACGAGGGCACGATCACCGCCGCCCTGAACGCACGCAAGGCACTTTAG
- a CDS encoding DUF4453 domain-containing protein, whose translation MVRRVSAVIFLVIWGGAVQAVEICDELWFTRNLVFDHAGNCFQSPLGQAIFDNSDCTVTGAEPDPSEAGIVAQVREMEAKWACAMDTTRTSLRIPNIAARMRMIDLPVAIGFERSCIGYRGPEIALHTGRHQDAPVSGVLRAGDDIQYRFIPVDGWTFVDLDRGDEMGWAVIPEIPDLPCDGVAG comes from the coding sequence GTGGTCAGGCGCGTTTCTGCTGTCATTTTCTTGGTGATCTGGGGTGGCGCGGTGCAGGCTGTCGAAATTTGCGACGAGCTGTGGTTCACCCGCAATCTCGTGTTTGATCACGCCGGAAACTGTTTTCAATCCCCGCTAGGCCAGGCGATTTTTGATAACTCCGACTGCACGGTGACGGGGGCGGAGCCTGATCCCTCAGAAGCTGGGATCGTCGCTCAGGTGCGCGAGATGGAAGCCAAGTGGGCCTGTGCTATGGACACCACGCGCACAAGCCTGCGCATCCCAAATATTGCGGCGAGGATGCGGATGATTGATCTGCCCGTGGCCATTGGTTTCGAGAGGTCCTGTATCGGCTATCGTGGCCCCGAGATCGCGCTTCACACCGGGCGCCACCAGGACGCGCCGGTCAGCGGTGTGCTGCGCGCAGGTGACGATATTCAATATCGGTTCATTCCGGTCGACGGCTGGACCTTTGTTGATCTGGATCGCGGTGACGAAATGGGCTGGGCCGTGATTCCCGAGATACCGGACCTGCCGTGCGACGGGGTCGCGGGCTAA
- a CDS encoding class I SAM-dependent methyltransferase, whose amino-acid sequence MRTFKDPAVRKLIKQERIKADTIDLFGETPPAELMADYPLDTEGQRRSATMQQKYAKRGRNIERCWNRIQLYMPELLISQPQDVLELSTAHGAMLEILRHYGHNVMGTDYANMAWSKDGAAMSQFRALNDPDFEREYDDRGNAIDPEKPDWPYRHVVESIDLPMTVFDAGHAPYPFADKSYDMVMCFQAIEHYCHPKDWMVLIDEFCRISRKSVFVLLNRIMPQFREREDYNNAFNEFRHGMRSYSKNGFICTGTFVHWDQALGFKLTAQ is encoded by the coding sequence GTGAGAACCTTCAAGGACCCCGCGGTCCGCAAATTAATCAAACAGGAACGGATCAAGGCCGATACGATCGACCTGTTCGGTGAGACCCCGCCCGCTGAACTGATGGCGGACTACCCGCTTGACACCGAAGGGCAGCGCCGCAGCGCGACGATGCAGCAAAAATACGCCAAACGCGGGCGCAATATCGAACGGTGCTGGAACCGCATTCAGCTTTATATGCCCGAATTGCTGATCTCGCAGCCGCAAGATGTGCTTGAACTTTCAACGGCCCACGGTGCCATGCTGGAAATCCTGCGCCACTACGGCCACAACGTGATGGGCACCGATTATGCAAATATGGCCTGGTCCAAGGACGGCGCGGCGATGTCCCAGTTTCGGGCGCTGAATGATCCCGACTTTGAACGCGAATATGATGATCGTGGCAACGCAATTGACCCCGAAAAACCGGATTGGCCCTATCGCCACGTTGTCGAAAGCATTGACTTGCCGATGACCGTCTTTGATGCCGGGCACGCGCCCTATCCGTTTGCGGACAAAAGCTATGACATGGTCATGTGCTTTCAGGCGATCGAACACTACTGCCATCCCAAGGACTGGATGGTCCTGATCGACGAATTCTGCCGGATCAGCCGCAAATCTGTGTTCGTTTTGCTGAATCGGATCATGCCCCAGTTCCGCGAGCGGGAAGACTATAACAACGCGTTCAACGAATTCCGGCATGGCATGCGCAGCTACTCCAAGAATGGATTCATTTGCACAGGGACCTTTGTGCACTGGGATCAGGCGTTGGGGTTCAAACTGACTGCACAGTAA
- a CDS encoding DUF1013 domain-containing protein: MSDKPIMAKATAVWLCDNTTLTFKQIADFCGFHELEVQGIADGDVAMGVKGFDPIANKQLTQDEIDKAEADPLHKLKLVHNPAADGEEKRRGPRYTPLSKRQDRPASIYWLVKFHPELSDAQVSKLVGTTKPTIQAIRERTHWNINNIDPIDPVALGLCKQSELDAAVQKANAKKAKEGGVMSDDERRKLVSTEQSLGMPDEPKMPSAIAGLETFTLSTDVDEDVEDTSVPDKDTFFNLPDDDDDDDDA; encoded by the coding sequence ATGTCTGATAAACCGATCATGGCGAAAGCCACCGCTGTTTGGCTCTGCGACAACACCACGCTGACTTTCAAACAGATCGCCGATTTTTGTGGCTTTCACGAATTGGAAGTGCAGGGCATTGCCGATGGCGATGTGGCAATGGGCGTCAAAGGGTTTGACCCGATTGCTAACAAGCAACTGACGCAAGACGAAATCGACAAGGCCGAGGCTGATCCGCTGCACAAGCTCAAGCTGGTGCACAACCCCGCCGCCGATGGTGAGGAAAAGCGCCGTGGCCCGCGCTATACGCCACTGTCCAAGCGTCAGGATCGCCCTGCCTCGATCTATTGGCTGGTGAAGTTTCACCCTGAATTGTCCGATGCGCAGGTCTCAAAACTGGTGGGCACGACCAAGCCGACCATTCAGGCGATCCGCGAACGCACCCACTGGAACATCAACAACATCGACCCGATTGATCCGGTTGCGCTGGGCCTTTGCAAGCAGTCCGAACTGGACGCGGCTGTGCAAAAGGCCAACGCCAAGAAGGCAAAAGAGGGCGGCGTGATGTCTGACGACGAGCGCCGCAAGCTGGTCAGCACCGAGCAGAGCCTTGGGATGCCAGACGAACCGAAGATGCCAAGCGCGATTGCGGGGCTTGAGACGTTCACATTGTCTACGGACGTGGATGAAGATGTAGAAGATACATCCGTACCAGATAAAGACACGTTCTTTAACCTGCCCGATGATGACGACGATGACGACGACGCATAA
- a CDS encoding ribonuclease T2: MLRFLLPLLLSATLARAEGTAGEFDYYVMSLSWSPNWCALEGDARNSPQCEDGADFGWVLHGLWPQYERGWPDYCPTVRRNPSRADTAAQASLFGSSGSAWYQWNKHGRCSGLSADDYYALARIAYDRITRPAVLRDLDRAVTLPAALIEQAFLRDNPQLTADMITITCRSGRIQEVRICLTRDLDPRTCGADVIRDCTLDDALFDPLR; the protein is encoded by the coding sequence ATGTTACGCTTTCTTTTACCGCTGCTGTTATCCGCCACCCTTGCCCGCGCCGAAGGCACAGCCGGCGAATTTGACTATTACGTCATGTCCCTGTCGTGGTCGCCCAACTGGTGCGCCTTGGAAGGGGATGCGCGCAATTCACCACAATGCGAGGACGGGGCCGATTTTGGCTGGGTGCTGCACGGGCTCTGGCCGCAATATGAACGCGGCTGGCCCGATTATTGCCCGACCGTGCGGCGCAACCCGTCACGGGCCGATACGGCGGCGCAGGCATCGCTATTTGGATCAAGCGGATCGGCATGGTATCAATGGAACAAGCATGGCCGTTGTTCGGGGCTGTCAGCCGACGATTACTACGCCCTCGCCCGCATCGCGTATGACCGGATCACCCGCCCCGCCGTTTTGCGCGACCTTGACCGTGCAGTGACCCTGCCTGCCGCGCTGATCGAACAGGCCTTCTTGCGCGATAATCCGCAGCTGACCGCCGACATGATCACGATCACCTGTCGGTCTGGGCGAATCCAAGAGGTCCGCATCTGCCTGACCCGCGATCTGGACCCGCGCACCTGTGGGGCTGATGTAATCCGCGATTGCACGCTCGACGACGCTCTGTTTGATCCGCTGCGTTAA
- a CDS encoding LysR family transcriptional regulator — protein sequence MQHWTELRTALMLARHGTVSAAADALGVHRATVNRHIDTLETEFQTKLFQRHARGYTLTESGQEMLEVAGRADEMFTDLAGRNRGRSATLSGNLIVTALSGIAPLVTSALRDFHSAHPQTKLEYAAIADLARLEHGEAHVAFRAGPKPDTPDYVVTLFRHIRFGLYASRGYIGRHGHPTLDELTRHGFVGSCEQPSRLPFAGWVLEHVGAENIALKTTDQQVVNAAIRDGIGVGFLAEHDASGDPNLVEISPPSQDWSAPIWVVTHVDLHRTEKVQKFLEYIRRTGPKGAAR from the coding sequence ATGCAGCATTGGACTGAACTCAGAACCGCGCTCATGCTTGCCCGGCACGGGACCGTCAGTGCCGCGGCAGATGCCCTCGGCGTGCATCGCGCGACCGTCAATCGTCACATCGACACGCTGGAGACAGAGTTCCAGACGAAGCTTTTTCAACGGCACGCGCGGGGCTATACCTTGACAGAGAGCGGCCAGGAAATGTTGGAAGTTGCCGGTCGCGCCGATGAAATGTTTACCGATCTGGCTGGGCGCAACCGCGGGCGTTCGGCGACGTTATCGGGTAATCTTATCGTGACCGCGCTGTCCGGCATCGCGCCACTTGTCACATCGGCGTTGCGCGATTTTCATTCGGCGCATCCGCAAACCAAGCTGGAATACGCGGCCATCGCCGACCTTGCCCGACTGGAACATGGCGAGGCCCATGTCGCGTTTCGCGCCGGGCCAAAGCCCGACACCCCTGACTATGTCGTCACTCTCTTCAGGCACATTCGTTTCGGCCTTTACGCCAGCCGCGGCTACATCGGTCGGCATGGGCACCCCACCTTGGACGAACTGACGCGGCACGGTTTTGTCGGTTCCTGCGAACAGCCATCCCGGTTGCCTTTTGCCGGGTGGGTACTGGAGCATGTCGGGGCCGAAAATATCGCGCTCAAAACGACTGACCAACAGGTCGTAAATGCTGCCATCAGAGATGGTATTGGCGTCGGTTTTCTTGCCGAGCATGACGCGTCTGGCGATCCGAACCTCGTGGAAATATCTCCGCCATCGCAAGACTGGTCGGCCCCGATCTGGGTCGTGACCCACGTGGACCTTCACAGGACGGAGAAGGTGCAAAAGTTTCTCGAATACATCAGACGGACTGGGCCAAAAGGTGCAGCACGCTGA
- a CDS encoding DoxX family protein, which translates to MKYVSIGLRALLTLAFVAAGGAKLVGVEMMVATYDTIGLGQWFRYLTGIVEIVGAVLLWMPNRQVLGAALLGATMVGAVLAHWFVVGPSALPATVLGLLSAAVLFIYRAQIPAYVGRA; encoded by the coding sequence ATGAAATATGTTTCGATCGGCCTTCGCGCCCTTTTGACACTCGCATTCGTTGCCGCCGGCGGAGCCAAGCTCGTCGGCGTCGAGATGATGGTCGCGACCTATGACACGATCGGCCTGGGCCAATGGTTCCGGTACCTGACGGGTATCGTGGAAATCGTCGGCGCCGTGTTGCTTTGGATGCCAAACCGCCAAGTCTTAGGGGCGGCGTTGCTTGGGGCCACAATGGTCGGCGCGGTACTGGCCCATTGGTTCGTCGTTGGACCCTCGGCCCTCCCGGCCACCGTTCTTGGTCTGCTATCGGCTGCGGTTCTATTCATCTACCGGGCCCAAATTCCGGCCTACGTTGGTCGCGCCTGA
- a CDS encoding NADPH-dependent FMN reductase: MKILAFAATNSRKSINRTLVEHAADQLKSDMLPGAEIEFLDLNDFEMPLYSIDRETEGGIPSEAQAFFDKVGRADAVLVSFAEHNGSITAAWKNIFDWMSRIEMKLWQGKPVVMLAATPGPRAGAGVLGGQEMIAPFFGADVRGKLGIGKWAEAWDGETRTLNRPEDKEALRNALDGLVLETV; this comes from the coding sequence ATGAAGATACTGGCTTTCGCGGCCACAAACAGCCGCAAGTCCATCAACCGCACGCTGGTCGAACACGCCGCCGATCAACTGAAGTCCGATATGTTGCCGGGCGCCGAGATCGAGTTTCTGGACCTCAACGATTTTGAGATGCCTCTTTATTCGATCGACCGTGAGACCGAGGGCGGCATTCCGTCCGAGGCGCAGGCTTTCTTTGACAAGGTCGGTAGGGCGGACGCGGTGCTGGTATCCTTTGCCGAGCATAACGGCTCTATCACGGCTGCATGGAAGAACATCTTTGACTGGATGAGCCGGATCGAAATGAAGCTATGGCAGGGCAAGCCGGTGGTGATGCTGGCCGCGACGCCAGGCCCGCGCGCGGGCGCTGGCGTGCTTGGTGGTCAAGAGATGATAGCGCCGTTCTTTGGCGCGGACGTTCGGGGCAAACTTGGCATCGGAAAATGGGCCGAGGCCTGGGATGGCGAGACCCGCACGTTGAACCGCCCGGAAGACAAAGAGGCGCTGCGCAACGCGCTTGACGGCCTCGTCCTGGAAACCGTTTAA
- a CDS encoding NAD(P)/FAD-dependent oxidoreductase translates to MAIDRKRLAIVGGGYLGSDLAKSLERDMDVTLIERASHFTHAPAMIRAMVDPALLDQALIPYDDLLSRGRVVQGEAASVDGGGVTLTDGQRVDADYVVMATGSANLAPFRTASGNIAELRANNDRWHNALTAAKTVLIIGAGAVGTELAGEIAHAHPDKTVTLVSSDTTLFPQTPGKLGKSLYRKLMRMDVEVILGARADTLPGRDAPEGGRVTLSTGQTIEADLVIPAVGSSALAGLAETLPGAELDVVHRVKVDEWLRPSDLPNVFAAGDMAATGDGMTIVGISRQKPWLEKTLKALSSGKRIEEVKPYAPWGEKAPILVPLGPRRGSAFLMAFTGGDWITRMMKGRDLFLAKYRKLLGQA, encoded by the coding sequence ATGGCGATTGATCGCAAACGGCTCGCCATTGTTGGCGGCGGTTATCTTGGGTCAGATTTGGCCAAATCACTGGAGCGGGACATGGATGTCACGCTGATCGAGCGGGCCAGCCATTTTACCCACGCCCCCGCCATGATCCGCGCGATGGTTGACCCGGCGCTGCTGGATCAGGCGCTGATCCCCTATGACGATTTGCTGTCGCGCGGCCGTGTGGTGCAGGGCGAAGCGGCCTCGGTGGACGGCGGTGGTGTCACGTTGACGGATGGGCAGCGAGTAGACGCCGATTATGTCGTTATGGCCACCGGATCGGCTAACCTCGCGCCATTCCGGACGGCCTCGGGCAACATAGCAGAACTGCGCGCCAACAACGACCGCTGGCACAATGCGCTGACGGCTGCCAAAACCGTGCTAATCATCGGCGCGGGCGCGGTCGGCACCGAACTGGCGGGTGAGATCGCCCATGCGCACCCAGACAAGACGGTCACGCTCGTGTCCAGCGATACGACGCTATTCCCGCAAACGCCCGGAAAACTGGGCAAGTCACTTTACCGCAAGCTGATGCGGATGGATGTGGAAGTAATCCTTGGCGCGCGGGCCGATACCTTGCCAGGGCGTGATGCACCGGAGGGCGGCCGCGTGACGCTTTCGACCGGGCAGACCATCGAGGCTGACCTCGTGATCCCCGCCGTCGGGTCCAGTGCGCTTGCCGGGCTTGCCGAAACCCTGCCGGGGGCCGAGCTGGACGTGGTGCACCGAGTGAAAGTGGACGAATGGCTGCGCCCGTCGGACCTGCCCAACGTCTTTGCCGCCGGAGATATGGCAGCCACCGGCGACGGCATGACCATCGTTGGGATTTCACGCCAGAAACCGTGGCTGGAAAAGACGCTCAAGGCGCTTTCGTCCGGCAAACGTATCGAGGAGGTCAAGCCTTACGCGCCTTGGGGTGAAAAAGCCCCGATCCTTGTCCCGCTGGGGCCGCGTCGCGGCAGCGCCTTCCTGATGGCCTTCACCGGCGGCGATTGGATAACCCGCATGATGAAGGGCCGCGACCTATTCCTTGCGAAATACCGCAAGCTGCTCGGTCAGGCCTGA
- a CDS encoding CDGSH iron-sulfur domain-containing protein, producing the protein MTDLAKIIPAQDGPLIVENPPNLKGSVEADLTGKPKVALCRCGASANKPFCDGTHTKVGFTSAPDRSRLRNTPVNYTGQVNGVEVTVSYTPVLCTHAAQCQARAVAVFNPKQKPWIQPENGTLDAIIDVMAACPSGALRVSVGDQPAQHMTTGDVGIAVEKNGPYHVTNVALEAEFNGAGASRAKYSLCRCGLSKNKPFCDGSHHDAKWSDDSAKPD; encoded by the coding sequence ATGACCGACCTCGCGAAAATCATCCCGGCCCAAGACGGTCCGTTGATCGTCGAAAACCCGCCCAACCTGAAGGGCTCTGTTGAGGCGGACCTGACCGGCAAGCCCAAGGTCGCGCTGTGTCGTTGCGGCGCGTCCGCCAACAAGCCGTTCTGCGACGGAACCCATACAAAGGTCGGGTTCACCAGCGCGCCGGATCGCAGCCGCCTGCGCAACACGCCGGTGAATTACACCGGCCAAGTGAACGGCGTAGAAGTCACGGTCAGCTACACACCCGTTCTTTGCACCCACGCCGCGCAATGCCAGGCCCGTGCCGTGGCCGTGTTCAACCCAAAGCAAAAGCCGTGGATCCAGCCCGAAAACGGCACGCTTGACGCGATTATAGATGTGATGGCGGCCTGTCCCTCGGGCGCACTGCGCGTCTCGGTCGGGGATCAGCCCGCCCAACATATGACAACCGGGGATGTCGGCATCGCCGTTGAAAAGAACGGCCCCTATCACGTCACGAACGTGGCGCTCGAGGCCGAGTTCAACGGCGCGGGCGCATCGCGGGCCAAATACTCGCTCTGCCGCTGCGGGTTGTCGAAGAACAAACCGTTCTGCGACGGGTCCCACCATGATGCGAAATGGTCCGATGACAGCGCAAAACCCGACTGA
- a CDS encoding DUF4345 family protein — translation MATDFDAQIRIYGIWFKGVFWLSLWMAFNIKTFGPVLQIVFSVMAIAGVLRIYTIVTAGEFPTTTLVGAVVEIATQLFIPWHRYVLKQELPEQKAGGVLMLQGDTPKQIEY, via the coding sequence ATCGCCACGGATTTCGACGCGCAAATCCGTATTTATGGTATCTGGTTTAAAGGGGTATTTTGGCTAAGCCTCTGGATGGCCTTCAACATCAAGACGTTTGGCCCAGTCTTACAGATCGTATTTTCAGTCATGGCGATTGCGGGCGTTCTGCGCATTTACACGATTGTCACTGCGGGCGAGTTCCCGACAACCACTCTTGTCGGCGCAGTCGTGGAGATTGCGACGCAGCTTTTCATCCCGTGGCATCGGTATGTTTTGAAGCAAGAACTCCCTGAACAGAAAGCCGGCGGGGTGCTGATGCTGCAGGGCGACACACCCAAACAGATCGAATACTGA
- a CDS encoding COQ9 family protein: protein MPTPAPDPVKSVLLQAIVPHVPFDGWSQAAFDAAVAESGVDAGAARAACPRGAVDLAVLYHEDGDRAMVARLAQTDLANMRFRDKVATAIRLRLEVAGDKEVVRRGTSLFALPHLAPTGAGLIWGTADAIWTALGDTSRDINWYTKRATLSAVYGSVVLFWLGDQSFDALATDEFIDRRIENVMQFEKAKAQARENPLLRPVLGPLGQLFGHVKAPQGAARDDLPGHWTPHD from the coding sequence ATGCCAACCCCCGCGCCTGATCCCGTCAAATCCGTGCTTTTGCAGGCGATCGTGCCGCATGTGCCCTTTGATGGGTGGTCGCAGGCGGCGTTTGACGCGGCGGTAGCCGAATCGGGTGTTGATGCGGGGGCGGCGCGTGCGGCCTGTCCGCGCGGCGCGGTGGATCTGGCGGTTCTATATCACGAGGACGGCGACCGGGCGATGGTCGCGCGCCTAGCCCAGACCGATCTGGCCAACATGCGTTTCCGCGACAAGGTGGCCACCGCGATTCGCTTGCGCCTCGAGGTTGCGGGCGACAAGGAGGTCGTGCGCCGTGGCACCTCGCTGTTTGCCCTGCCACATTTGGCCCCCACGGGCGCGGGCCTGATCTGGGGCACGGCGGATGCGATCTGGACCGCGCTGGGTGACACATCGCGCGACATCAACTGGTATACAAAACGCGCGACCCTGTCGGCGGTTTACGGGTCTGTTGTGCTGTTCTGGTTGGGTGATCAAAGCTTTGACGCGCTGGCTACTGACGAATTCATCGACCGGCGCATCGAAAACGTGATGCAGTTTGAAAAGGCCAAGGCACAAGCGCGCGAGAACCCGTTGTTGCGGCCTGTTCTGGGGCCGTTGGGACAGCTGTTTGGCCATGTCAAAGCGCCGCAGGGTGCCGCCCGCGATGATTTGCCCGGCCACTGGACTCCCCATGACTAA
- the rpsU gene encoding 30S ribosomal protein S21 has translation MQVSVRDNNVDQALRALKKKLQREGVFREMKLKQHFEKPSEKKAREKAEAIRRQRKLARKKAQREGML, from the coding sequence ATGCAGGTTAGTGTTCGTGACAACAATGTCGATCAGGCGCTTCGTGCTCTGAAGAAAAAGCTCCAGCGTGAAGGTGTCTTTCGCGAAATGAAGCTCAAGCAGCATTTCGAGAAGCCCTCCGAGAAAAAGGCGCGCGAGAAGGCCGAGGCCATCCGCCGTCAGCGCAAGCTGGCTCGGAAGAAAGCACAGCGTGAGGGGATGCTCTAA